The sequence gtgttggaagcaagctgactgcctatcagtaaatgagtggatcaaaatactatgggacatttacacagtggaacccTACACAGCAGAatgaaataaggagctcctaacATGGTAACAGCATGGATatatctggagaacattatgctaagtgaaataatccaggtggtgaaagacaaataccatatagtctcatctataagtgaaatctaaccaacaaaacaaatgaatgagcaaaatagaacctgagaataggaaataaagaagaaactgatagtgttcagaggggaggagggaggagtataaagagaaagaaggggaaggaacaagcaaaggaacacaaatagaggaacCTTGGGAGAGTGAGTGCCCTCAGGGGCATGGAGAATAATGAGGCACTGACTGTGGAGATGTTGGGGCATGGTAGAGGGGAGCaataggaaaaaaggagaaaaattgtaactgaaaaacaataaaaaaatacctgaacTTTAGCTCTCATGATCTTCAAATGAACACTTTGGGTGAAAACATGGCTTCCATCAGAACATAATTTAGTGCCAACTGATTTTTTCAGGGCatctttcacatccttgttcCTCAAACTGTAGATTAGTGGGTTGAACCTGGGGATGACAACTGTGTAGAAAACAGAGGCCACTTGGTCTGTGTCCATGGAGTGACTTGAGCTGGGTTGGAAATACATGAACAGGAGTGTCCCATAAAACATAGCCACAGCAGTTAAATGGGAGGcacaggtagagaaggctttGTGTCTGCCCTTGGCTGATTTCATTCTAAGGATGGTATTTATGACATAGCTGTAAGAGAGGAGGATAGTGACAATACTGAACCCAAGAGCACAGCTACTGTAAGTGAACATCACTATCTCATTGATGGTTGTGTCTGAGGTGGAGAGGGCTAGTAAAGGTGGGaagtcacagaaaaagtgattgaTGATATTGGAATTGTAGAAGGACAATCGAATTGTGCAATAAGTAACGATTGCAGAGTACACCAGACTTTGGATGTACACAATGGCCGCTAGCTGGGTACAGACTCTTCCAGACATGGCTGTTGTATGCAGAAATGGATTACAAATGGCTATATAATGATAATATGCCATCACAGACAGCATGACACATTCCACATCTGCAAAGGTACCCCAAAAGGATATCTGAACAGCACATAAACTGTATGCAATCTTCTTTTGCTGAGATAAGAAATCAGCCAGCATCTTGGGGGAGACAGAGGAGTAGCAGATATCACTGAATGAGAGATTGCTCAGGAAATAATACATGGGCGTGTGGAGCCGGGGTTCCACGCTGATCAGCAGGATCATTCCTAGTTTGGCGATCACAGCGATGCCATAAACCAGCAGGAAGAGCACAAAAAGCCCCTGCTGCAAAGAAACCTAACAGCATTCTGTGTCCAGTTGCTGTTGTGTGGTGGAAGTCACTGAAAGAGAGGTGggcaaggaaaaaatatataggtgTGTGCACCCAGAACTaggccaaaagaaaaagaacatcactAACATCTCAGAAATTATCCCCACACCCATCACAAATTGATGTCCAGTATGCTAGAtcagtttgtatttttttgaGGTATACAGTAATCAAGTCATATAATATTTTACACATctttggcttgtttcactcaacactatgtttttaaatttctctgtgCTGTTGTATGTGGAAGCGGTTCATTCATCTTCATTGCCATGTAGTTTTCCAGTGTACAGACTAATCATGAAATAATGTGCCAAACCTAGACTTGGGTCACCAAACTATAgcacataaagttttattgaaccTGGGGTATTCCATTCCTTTATATATTGTTGAGGTAttcttttatgaaacaaaaaaaaatctcagtggttGCGGAAAAACTTTATAGCCTACaattcttgaaaaaaatacaCTGCTTATCACTTCAAGGAAAAGTTTGTCAACTGATATAATGTGTTGAGAAAAACTGAGTTGTTTTCATGTTCATACTGTTGTAAATAATTCAATGGTGAATATTTTGTACATGTGTTGGAGTGAACATATTCATTGGTTTCTCTTGAGCATAGTTATAAGATTGTATTTGTATTTGggttgtatatatatgtatatatatcatcaACATCGATGAAGTACTTCAAATGGCTTAGGCAGTCTTCTCGACCTTCATTTAGTTAATCATGTAAAAATCAGTGGCAGGTACTAtattctccccatttcacagatagttAACTGAGACATAGAAAAATTAGGTAACTGAATCAAAGTGCTTCTCAATCTCTGGGCACAGAAGTGGCATATGAATCAAGGGAATCTGGCATCTTCCTTCAACCAGTAATCTACCTTTGTCAATGGATAATCAATACATGatcgcacacacacacttttctgaGCTATTTACTATATGCTTTAAGACAACCAGCTACAGTCCATTGCCAAATTAACTTTAAGCagcaattttaaaactttgaaatgttttcttaaatctGGGGCTATAAACTGCATTGGACTATGTTAAAAATGAGTGTTTGGTGAAATTCTGCGA is a genomic window of Phyllostomus discolor isolate MPI-MPIP mPhyDis1 chromosome 6, mPhyDis1.pri.v3, whole genome shotgun sequence containing:
- the LOC114499041 gene encoding olfactory receptor 5AR1-like → MKYLMTFYLQLDVTKTTNLRQGLFVLFLLVYGIAVIAKLGMILLISVEPRLHTPMYYFLSNLSFSDICYSSVSPKMLADFLSQQKKIAYSLCAVQISFWGTFADVECVMLSVMAYYHYIAICNPFLHTTAMSGRVCTQLAAIVYIQSLVYSAIVTYCTIRLSFYNSNIINHFFCDFPPLLALSTSDTTINEIVMFTYSSCALGFSIVTILLSYSYVINTILRMKSAKGRHKAFSTCASHLTAVAMFYGTLLFMYFQPSSSHSMDTDQVASVFYTVVIPRFNPLIYSLRNKDVKDALKKSVGTKLCSDGSHVFTQSVHLKIMRAKVQSIHNYQL